AACTGGTGGGCTTTTCATTAATTGCAAAGAACCCTACTAAATTGTCAATCCTGTCGGCAAGGGCAATAGTGACGGTTATTGGCATTTTTGGACACAAGCTCTCTGGGCCGGTAGGATAATAATGATTTTCTATGGCATCAACCACCTGTAGATCTTCTTTAGCATATTGAGCATAACATGCCCCAATTTGTCCTTGCAATTCAGGAAATTCTGATACTACTGCACTAACCAAATCTGCTTTAGCTAAAATTGCAGCACGCTCAACCAATTCTAAATTAGCTCCTTTAACCCAGCACGCTACCAGCAAAGAAAGGTTAACTAGCCTATTTACCTTTTCTGCCATTGAGCCCAATTGTTTATGAAAAGTAAGGCGCCCAAGCTGGCTTGTAAATTCCTCAAGACCGAGTTTTAAATCATGTTCATAAAAATATTTAGCATCACTCAAACGCGCTCTAACGACTTTTTGATTTCCTTTCACTATGATATCATCTGAATTAGCCAGCCCATTTGATACTATGATAAAACGATAAGATAAATTTCCTTTATAATCATAAAGTGGAAAATAACGCTGATGAGTCTTAATGGTCAGTTCAATAATACTACTAGGCATGTTTAAAAATTCTGCTTCAAACTCTCCAACCATCACTACCGGCCATTCAACTAGCCCTACTACTTCATTCATTAAACGCTGATCATGTGCAAATGTTAAATCATATTTAGCACAAACTTTTTCGATTTCTTTTTTAATGATATTTTCACGTTTAGCAGAATCTAAAATAACATAGCGTTTAGATAAGTTTTCCTCATAATCTTCAAAATATCTTACTTCAAAACTTTCCGGAGCAATAAATCTATGCCCCTTAGTTTTCCGATTAGCTTTAATTCCTGCATATTCAACTGGCAACACTTTGCCATCAAATAAGCATAATATATTTCTGATAGGTCTAACCCACGTATGCGTACCACTTCCCCAGCGCATTGATTTAGGCCATACAAAATCTAACATAATTTTATTTAGCAAATTAGTAATCTCTATATCGATATTCTTAGCCTGCGGATTATTAACTACAAAATAAAAAGAGCCTTTTGGGGTATCTTTTAATTCTAGCTCGCTCCTTTGTTTGCCATATTTAGCTGCAAAACTATCGATAATTTTTTGTTCCGCATCAGCCCGCGGCCCTCTGATTTCTTGCTCCTGGTTTTGCTTCATAATAATAGCTTTAGCCTGCAAAGTAAGTCTTCTTGGAGAGACAAAAGTATTTACCACCTCAGCTTTAAGTGACAATTTTTCAAGCCCTATTTTAAATAGGTTTCGAAGCTGCTCAGCTGCATTTGCTTGCATTCTTGAAGGAATTTCTTCACTTAAAATTTCAAATAGTAATTCTGACATTTTTTAATTATCCAACAAATTTTGTAATTAACATCGTTTTATTACTCTTTATATATTTAGCATATTTCAAGAGTTACGTAGTTACATTTAAAAATAAATTATAAGCATTAATATACAACTGCGCTTAACTGCAATATTTTTAATCACTACACTTAAGATTAAGAGTATATTTTTCAGCGCAATTTTTTGCCATAGCTCGAACGCGCGCTATATAATTTGCCCGTTCATTAACGCTAATCACCCCTCTTGCATCAAGAATATTAAAGTAATTACTTGCCTTAATACATTGCTCATAAGCTGCAAATACCAAATTAAGCTCTATTAACTTATGCGACTCAATTTCCGATTCTTCAAAATTTTTCCGCATGATTTCTACATCTGCTAAATCTAAGCAATAACTGGAAAGATCATGCTCATATTGTTTAAATAAATCACCATAACTATATTGATCGCTTAGCTCAGGTGCGGAGTTATATCTTAGATCAAAAATATTTTCTTTATCTTGCAAAAACATGGCAATTCGCTCGAGCCCATAAGTTAACTCACCTGTAATAGGATCACACTCTACTCCACCAACTTGCTGCATATAAGTAAATTGGGAGATTTCCATACCATCACACCATATTTCCCAACCCAAACCCCAGGCACCCAAGGTTGGTGATTCCCAATCGTCTTCAACCAATCTAATATCATGCTTTAAAGGATCAATACCGATTGTTTTTAAACTTTCTAAATATAATTCAACAATATTTTCAGGCGATGGTTTTAAAATCACTTGGTACTGGTGAAAACGGTATAATCTATTGGGATTTAAGCCATATCTTCCGTCTGCAGGCCTACGGGATGGCTGAACATATGCAGCTTTAAGCGGCTTTTTGCCAAGCGTCATTAAAGTAGTAGCAGGATGGAAGGTCCCTGCTCCCATTTCCATATCATAAGGCTGCAGAATAACACAACCTAAATTTTTCCAATATTCATCTAAAGTAGCAATTAAATCTTGAAATGAATTAGCCTTATTCATCTTATAGCTCATATTTTGACCAGATTATATGCTCTCTAATTTTAATCGCCAAATTATCCAGCACAATATCTAGACCTAACTTACTTAACAATTTAGATTTTTTAGGTTCAAGTTTAATAATTTTAACTTTCTTACCAAATTGCTGCTCAGCCACCTCTTCAAAAAACCCTATCTCATCCGCCAACCCATTTTCTATAGCCTGCATACCCGACCAGATCTTACCGCTAAATAGATCTTTATTATCTTTTAATTTTTTATCTCTAGAGGTTTTAACAATTGCCATAAAATTTTTATGTACATCTTGCTGCATTTCTTTGAGCATATTAATATCTTCTTGCTTCTCAGGCAAAAATGGATCAAGGATGCTTTTATTTTCTCCTTGAGTATATACTCTTCTTTCAATACCTATTTTTTTAATCAGCTCAGTAAAACCAAATCCTGATGAAATCACTCCAATACTACCAATAATCGCATTATTGGCTGTATAAATTCTATCACCAGCACAAGCTAAATAATAACCACCAGAGGCTGCAATATCCTCAATAAACATCCATACAGGTACATTCTTTTCCCGCTTAAGCTTAAGTATATATTTATAAATTAATTCCGATTGCACTGGCGAACCACCAGGTGAATTAATAGCTATACATACAGCTTTAACATGCTTAGTTTCAAAAGCTTTTTTAATTAATTCCTGATAATTTTCAAAGCAAATGCCTCCTTTTCTAGGACCAATGTTACCTATCACTCCTTTAAAAGTAAGGTGAACTACCACTCTTTTATTTACTTTAAGAATCTTCTTTACAAACCATCTTTTAATATTCATACAAATTCATCCTTCCTACTGGATAATAATCAATTTTAGTTTCACGCATTTCATTAGGATCAAATATGTTCCTAAAATCTATAAGTTTTACTTGCGGAGATAAGGGGTAATTTTTTATTATTTTAAACTCTTGCCATTCAGTCAGTATTATTATTGCCTGATATTCCAGCAAGCCATCTAAATTCTCTAACCACGCCACTTTCCAATCAAGTTGTTGTTGCTTGAACTTATTTTGAAAAAGCGGATCATAAATATCTATATTATAGCCTTGGCTAATCAACTTAGGAACCATATAAAGAGTTGTAGAATCTCTAATATCATCAGTATTTGCTTTAAAGCTCATACCTAACACTAATATTTTATGATTATTAGGGATAAGCTTTTCAATTACTTCTACAACATACTGCTTTTGCTGTTCATTAGTTTTAAGAATATTACTGATAAGCGGCGCATCCACCTTTGATTTTACTACTAATTGCTGCATTTCTAAGCAATCTTTAGGAAAGCATGAGCCCCCAAATCCAGGTCCTGGGTTTAAAAAATATTTACCAATACGATGGTCATCCTTAAGCCCTGCCAGTACATTCTCTGCATTAGCACCTATCTTATCTGCAAGGCGGGCCACTTCATTGGCAAAACCTATCTTCATGGCTAAAAAACTATTAGCTGCATATTTACACATTTCACTGGAAAGTGGATCCATTACCAATAACGGAACTTTTTGCTCTATAAATTTTGCATATAAATTTTTTAAAATTTCTGCCCCAAAGATAGAATAAACGCCCACCACTATCCGATCAGGGTTAAAAAAGTCCTCTAACGCTGAACCTTCTCGTAAAAATTCTGGGTTAGAAGCAAGTTCATAACAAGCATTTAATTTTAAGTCTTTTACAAGCATCTTATTAGTACCTACCGGCACGGTAGATTTAATAACAATTAACTTTTTTTCTAATGAATCTTTTAATTCATTACAGATTTGTTGGAAAGCTGCTTTAACATATTTTAAATCCGCTTCATCAGTTACAGGATCGGTTGGAGTACCAACAGCAATCATAATAATTTCTGCATCTTTGATCAAACTATAATCAGTAGTAAAATTAAGTCTCTCCTTATTTTTAACTACCAATTCCTCAAGGCCAGGCTCGTAAATAGGAATAATATTTTGGTTAAGATCAGTTATTTTGTGAGGATCAATATCAATACAAGTAACATGATGACCAAGCTCAGCAAGTCCTACTCCTGTTACCAACCCAACATATCCTACTCCAATTATTGCAACTTTCATCTTAAATATATTTTTTAATAATTTCTTTTACATTTTGAGTAAACTCTGGGTTTTCAAGCATATAGGCAATATTAGCTTCAAGATATCCCAACTGATTCCCGCAATCAAACCTTTCCGCCTGAAACTCAAGTGCATAAAATTTTTGAGTTTTAAGTAAATTCTGCATTGCATCAGTTAGCTGTATTTCGCCATTTTTGCCTTTTTCAAAACGAGCTATTTCTTCAAAAATTTCAGGTTTTAAAATATATCTACCCACAATAGCTAAATTTGACCTAGCTTCATGAATAGCAGGCTTTTCAATCATTTCAGTAATTCTTAAAAAGCCGTTTTCCGGGACTACATTTACAATCCCATATCTATCCACATCTTCCTTAGCAACTCTGAAGGTAGCAATGATATTGGCATCAAGAATATTATAAGCTTCGATCATTTTTTTTAAAAAGCCGCCTTCAATTTTTAGCATTTCATCTGCTAAAATGACCGCAAAAGGTTCATCTTGCACAAAACTGCGCGCACACCATACGGCGTGCCCCAGGCCTAGTGGTTCTTGCTGTCTTATAAAGGCAATATTGCCGGCCTCTGGCAACCAAGCTTTAACTTTTTTTAATTGCTCTTCTTTCTGAGTATCGGATAATACTGACTCTAATTCATACGCATGGTCAAAATGATTAGTAATCGCATTCTTATTGCGCCCAGTTATAAAAATAAACTGCTCCATCTCAGCATCCCTTGCCTCTTCATAGGCATATTGGATAATAGGCTTGGAAGCAACCGGCAGCATTTCTTTAGGTAAAGATTTAGTAGCCGGCAAAAATCTTGTACCCAAGCCTCCCACAGGAAACACAACTTTTTTAATTGGTTTTGGCATATTAATAATATTAATATTTTTTTAAAAGTATTATCAATTGATTACAAAAAGTTGCAACCACTTTATGCGTTTGCCTCAACATACCTAACTAGCCTACCTTTTTCTAAGGTTAGTACTTTATCAAAATTTTTGATTAATTGGTGATTATGAGTAACAATTAAGGCCGCCAAATTATTACTTTTGATAGTTTCAATCATTAGCGCAAAGACTTTAGCAGCAGTTTGCGGATCTAAATTACCGGTTGGTTCATCGGCTAAAATTAATTTTGGTTTATTAATCATAGCTCTAGCAATGGCTACTCTTTGTTGCTCCCCCCCAGATAATTGTGCTGGAAAATGCTGTATACGCTCAGCAAGTCCTAAACTTTCTAATAACGAAGTGGCAACCTTAATGGCCTCTTCCTTAGTAAGTAGCTTATTAACTAACGCTGGCATCATCACATTTTCAAGCGCAGTAAAATCAGGCAACAGATGATGGAATTGATAAACAAAACCTACATTTTTTCCTCTAATTTTGGCTCTTTCCGCATCTTTCATCTTTTTAACCAAAAGATGATTAATTCTTACCTCACCATGACTTGCTTCATCCACCAGTCCGCAAATATTTAACAAAGAAGTTTTACCACATCCCGAAGGCCCCAACAAACCTATCACTTGATTTGCTTCAATGGTTAAACTAATATCTTTTAAGATATCAAGATGATGGCCACCTTGAGTAAAAGATTTAGTAATATTATTTAGTTCAAGAATGGTTTCAGTCATTTTTTAAACCTTGCACCGGATTGATAGACGCAGCCTTAATCGCAGGAAAAAGGGTAGCAATAATAGAAAGTACAGTAGTAAGCCCAGAAATCTTATAAACATCTTCAAAATCAAGCTTAGCAGGCAATTGGCTCAAATAATACACAACTGGGTCAAATAGGGTAGTACCGGTCATGCTTTCTAAAAACCTTCTAATCGTTTCAATATTTTCAGCAAAACTTACTCCTAAAAATACTCCCATTAAGGTGCCAAAAATACCGATAAACGCTCCTATATACATAAAAATTCTTATAATCATTATTCTAGTAGCACCATAAGTACGCAAAATAGCAATATCGCTTTTTTTATCGTTAACTAGCATATAAAGACTAGATATGATATTAAAAGCTGCCACAATAATAATTAAAGTAAGAATTAAAAACATAACAGCGCGCTCAATTTCTAACGCAGAAAGAATTTGAGCATTTTGCTGCTGCCAATCTTCTATTAAATATCTACCGTGCAATACTTTGTTAATGCCATTTTTAATATTTTGGGTTTTATACGGGTTTTGTACTTCAAACTCAATTTCAGTAATAGCATTTTCTGGCAATCTAAATAATTTTTGAGCAGTTTTTAAAGGAATATATAAATAGGCATTATCATACAAATACAGCCCAGATTCAAAAATACCAGACACAATAAAAGTTTTAAACCTAGGCACCATACCCATCACCGTGGCATTAGTAGTAGCAGTTACCACTTTTATTTCATCACCAACACTTACCCCCAAGCTATTCGCTAAGCTTACCCCTAAAATTACCGAATCTTCTTCTTCCTTAAACCTTACAAGATTGCCCTCAATTAAGTTACTACTAATCATAGGTTTGCGTTTAAGCAAATCTGCTTCTATTCCTTTTAGTACTCCTCCGGCAATCGCACTTTTATTGCTTAACATTACCTTGCGATCAACTTGAGGAGTGACTTGCTTAACTCCTTCAATTTTATTTAAAGCTTTTAAATAATCTGGGTAGCCAATAATACCATCCCTTCCGCCTTTAATAGTAATATGGCCGCTCATGCCTAAGGTTATTTTAGTAAGTTCCTCTCTATAACCATTCATGACAGCCATCACTACTATTAAAGCCGCCACTCCCAGAATAATACCTAGCAATGAAAAACCAGTAGTAACCGAAATAAAATTGCTTTTATGCTTAGAATGCAAATATCTATAAGCAATAAAAAATTCTGTAAAATTAAGCATGTTCTTTAACCCATTCAATTACCTGACTAACATCCACTTCGGTAAGCTCGCCAGTAGCTCTAATTTTACATTCAACTTTATTGCCAGCTAATTTTTTAGGACCAATAATAATTTGTAAAGGCACCCCGATCAGTTCATGCGTAGCAAATTTACTTCCTGCACTTTGATCTGTATCATCAAATAAAATTTCAAAATTTTGGCTTAATAATTCACTATATAATTCATAGGCCACTTCCATTACTTGTTCATCTTTTTTAAGAGGAATAATTGAACAAATGAACGGCGCTACTGCTTTAGGCCAAACGATCCCTCTTTCATCATTAGAGGCCTCAATTATTCCTCCAACTAGTCTGGATACACCAATTCCAAAACAACCCATTTCCACCGGCTGTAATTTACCATTACCATCTGTTACTTGGGCTTTTAGGCTCTCTGAATATTTAGTTCCCAAATAAAAAATATGCCCTATTTCTATTCCTTTGCTATGTTTTAACCGAGCTTGAGGTACTGGGCATTTTTCTTCGATATGCATTTCATCTGCCATAGCATAATAATTGGCATAATCTTGAGCCTTTAGTCCTTCATCATCCATTAGTTGCTGATCATAATAAATATCACTTTCACCGGTTTCAGCTAAAATATGAAATTCATGACTCAAACTTCCTCCGATGACCCCAGGATCAGCCTGGATTGGTAAAGCTTTAAGTCCCAACCTTTTAAAGATACTGAGGTAGGTCTCAAACATTTTATAATAAGATTTCTCAGCATCTTCTTTAGTTAAGTCAAAGGTATACGCATCTTTCATTAAAAATTCACGCCCACGCATCACTCCAAAACGCGGTCTTATTTCATCTCTAAATTTCCACTGAATTTGATATAAGTTCATAGGCAATTGTTTATAAGAATTTATATTCTTACGAAAAATGTCAGTTACTACTTCCTCGCCAGTAGGGCTAAATAGCAAAGGATTGTCATGACGATCAATCATTCTCAGTGTTTCTTTACCATACCCGTCCGAACGCCCTGATTCATGCCATAAACTTGTAGGTTGAATAATAGGCATTAAAATCTCTTGAGCTCCAGCCTTATTTAACTCTTCACGAATAATTTTGCTAATATTTTGCAGCACTTTAAGCCCAAGCGGTAGCCAGTTATAAATACCGCTAGTCAGCTGTCTAATCATGCCAGCTCTAAGCATTAATTTATGCGAGACAATTTGTGCCTCTTGAGGATTTTCTTTTAAAACCGGCATGAATAATTTTGAAACAAGCATATTAGCGTAATTCTCTTATATATTTTTGATCAATATTTATTATCAACTGCGTTATAATACAATATAAATTTAATAAAACTAAAGTAATTTAAAGATTATAGTAAAGATTTGAGCCTAATAACTACTTCAGGAGAGTTTTCATTAATCTTAACTGTTTTAATCTTACTCGTATTTCCTGTTATTATCGCAATTTTGCTTTTGGCAATTTTTAAAAATTCTGACAAAAATTTAATAATAGCTTCATTTGCTTCATTATCTTTAGGCTTGGCAGTAACCATAATTTTTACGGCCCACTTCCCTGAAGCTATTTCAAGCATTTTTCCAAAATTATTTTTAGCCGCATTTGGGGAGGCTTTTACCAAAAGCAGTATATAATTATCTATGATCTGAAAAGGCAAATATTCTTGGAACAATCCTAGACCCCTTACTATTAAAAATAGGTATTAAAATACTTTTAAACCAAATGCTTGTTTAACTTCTGCTAATGTTTTAACGCTTAATTCTGCAGCCTTGCTATTGCCTTGAGTTACAATAGCTTGCACATGATCCAAATGATTACGTAGATATTTAATTTCATTAGCAATTGGTACAATTTTATTAACCACCACTTCATATAAAGCGGATTTAAACTCAGCAAAACCTTTGCCTTCAAATTGCTCAATCACACGGGTTTTGGTTGAGTCCGTGCAAGCTGCATAAATGGTTGCCAGGTTATTCAACTCAGGGCGTGCGCCTAGAGTTGCTAAAGAAATTGCTTCACTATCAGATTTGGCTTTTTTAATTTTTTTGATAATAGCATCTTCATCATCATCTAAGTTAATCCGTGAGTAATCAGATTCATCAGATTTACTCATCTTTTTGGTTGCATCTCGTAAACTCATGATTCTGGTAGCCTCTCCTACTATATAAGGTTCTGGCACGGTTAAAATACTTCGTTCAAATTTTCTATTTAAGCTTTGCGCTATGTCTCTTGCCAGCTCTAAATGCTGCTTTTGATCATCTCCTACCGGCACATGAGTAGGATGATAAAGCAAGATATCTGCTGCCATCAACACTGGATAAGTATAAAGCCCTACATAAGCATTATCTTTATTTTTACCTGACTTATCTTTAAATTGAGTCATGCGGTTTAACCAACCAATACGTGCTACACAAGATAAAATCCAGGCAAGCTCTGCATGATGTGGATTTTGAGATTGCACAAAAATACAAGCCTGCTCCGGATCAATCCCGCAAGCTAAATAAGTAATGACCGCATTTAATATGTTACGTTTAAGCTCATCAGGATCTTGATCAGTGGTAATGGCATGAAGATCTGCTACAAAAAGAAAAGTTTCGGCATGCATTTGAAGCTTAGTCCAATTTTTGATGGCACCCAAATAATTTCCTAAGTGCAATCTACCGGTAGTCGTTATACCTGATAATATCCTTGTAACCTGTTCACTCACAATGCTTCTCTCATATCAATATTAACAATTTCGCCACCCTTTAATTGTAACATCTGCTTGATCTCTTGCTCACATTTTATGAGCAGGTTTTTATCCACCGATCTTAAAGCCAAAGTGGTTCCTAACTTACCGTGATATACAAAAGGATAGCTTCCTATTTCAACTTCTATAAATTGATTTTGAATTTGCGCCAGCTCTTCAGCAAAGTTTCCTTCAGTTAAATAAGTATGAATATAAATATTCTCGAGTGGCACCCCACCTTTTAACTGATTCTTTAAAGTCCAAAACATGCTTTGGGCGATTTTTGGCACTCCGGCTAGCACAAAAACATTCTCAACCTTAAAGCCAGGAGCAAGAGAAACCGGGTTATCAATCAACGTTGCCCCTGCTGGCAAATCGCCCATTTTTAAACGTGCTTCATTTAATTGGTCAGGAGCATACTGTCTCTTTAAACATTCAAGCGCTCGTGCATCTCGTACCAACTCTCTGCCAAAAACCTTAGCAATACAGCTAGCTGTAATATCATCATGGGTAGGTCCAATTCCACCAGTAGTAAATACATAATCATATTTTTTACTAAAATTACGTACTGTTTCGATGATCATTTCTTCAACATCCGGCACTATGCTCACCTCTCTTAACCTAATCCCTATTGAATTAAGCTCTTTGGCTAAAAAATTTACGTTGAGGTCTTGAGTTTTACCAGACAAGATTTCATTCCCAATTACCACTATTGCGGCATAGTATATTTTGTCATTCATAATAAAGTTAATACACGCTCATTTATCTGTTCTATTGAAAAATTATAGGTTTATTATTATACTCACCTTTTATAGCAATTAAAAATTCATTTAGGAATAATAAAATTTAATGACCATTAAAATTCACAAACCAGCAGATTTTGAAAAAATGCGCGTTGCCGGAAAGCTAGCAGCCCAAACTTTAGATATGATCACGGAGCATGTTCAGCCCGGTATTACCACCAATCAACTTAATGAAATTTGTCATGAGTTTATTATTGCGCATAATGCGATTCCTGCGCCGCTAAATTACAAAGGGTACCCTAAATCAATTTGCACCTCCGTTAATCATGTAGTATGTCATGGCATCCCTGATGATACCCAACTCAAAAATGGCGATATCATTAACATCGATGTAACAGTCATTGTTGATGGTTGGTATGGAGATACCTCAAGGATGTACTGGGCAGGAGAGCCTAAAGTTGCAGCCAAAAGGCTTACTCAAGTTACTTATGATGCTATGATGCTGGGGATTGAGCAAATCAAACCCGGTAATACCTTAGGTGATATAGGCTATGCTATACAAACTCACGCTGAAAAACATCACTATTCAATTGTAAGAGATTTTTGTGGGCACGGAATTGGCCAAATATTCCATGACGAACCTAATGTATTGCATTACGGCAGACCCGGCAAAGGTACTGTACTGGAAGAGGGGATGCTTTTTACGGTAGAACCAATGATTAATATTGGTAAATATGAAACGATTATCGATCAATTTAATGGCTGGACCGCTAGAACTAGAGATAAATCGCTGTCTGCTCAATTTGAGCATACAGTGGGAGTAACCAAGGATGGTGTAGAAATTTTTACTATATCACCTAAAGGATTAAAACATCCTAACTTTAATATATAAAATCATGACTCAACCTCATTATCATGGTCACAGGCAACGTTTGAAGGATAAGTTTCTAAACTCTCCTTCTGAAAGCTTCCCTGATTATGAACTGATGGAGTTGTTCTTATTTTTACTCAACCCTAGAAGAGATGTTAAGCCTGATGCCAAAAAAGCGATTGAGCAATATGGCAATATTGCTCGGATTTTCGCTCTATCTTCTCAAGATCTAAGTAAACTTCCGGGCATAACACCACATTCTACGGTTTATTTTAAGTTATTTAAAGAAATTGCCACCCGCATTAATAAATCTGCTTTGGAATCGAAACCTATTATTAATACACATGAGGTGCTAATTGAATATCTAAGAGGCGCAATAGGGCATAATGCTACCGAAAATTTTGCCATTCTTTACTTAGATAAAAAAAATATGCTCATATATACTGAAATTATTGAATATGGTACTATAGATCAAACTAATATTTATCCTAGAGAGATAATGAAAAATGCGCTTGCTTTAAATGCCACTGCTTTAATTATTGCACATAATCACCCAAGTAATAATATCCAACCTTCTAAAGCAGATATTACTTTAACCAACATATTAAAAAAAATTACTTCCTCTCTTAACATTACTCTTCATGATCATGTAATTATTACCTCTGAAAGCTTTTTTAGTTTTAAACAGAACAATCTACTTTAATTAATTAGAGAGTTAGAAGAAGAATAGCTTGGCTAGGCTGCGCGGCTAGTATAAACTCTATTGGCAGCCTGCAAGGTAGCCATGTTCATTTCTTCGAATCTTTTATTATGCTTTCGTTGATCGATCATATAATCTATTAAAGCATAAATTTCACGATCATACTCAGCATTACCATATTTTTTTAAATAACTGATTAAATTATCGAACATGCTTTCTGTTTCAAATTTTGAAGTAGAATAAACAATATAAAATACTAGCTTCTCAGCAATGCTTAACTCTTTAAAGCGCTCCAACCTATCTACTGTCATGATCTTTTTAACATAGCTTACAAACCTTTCTATTTGGTTTTCAGCATATATATGTTGCTTAGTTCTCATAATTTATCATTTGCTATGGGGATATATTAATATATTAACATATTTTTTGATAAATTAAAATACTTTTATACTCTAGATTTATTGTTATCTAATTTAGAAATAATAATAAGTTTTTAGAAAAAATAATGATAAACATCCCACCCCAGGACGCTTAAGCTATTTGATGAGCATAAGCATACTCAACAAAATATCAATACTCAGAATAGATTAAGCACCAGGCCTAATGTTGATACAAACTTAGGTAAGACCCTGATAAACATTTAGTAAAAGTAATTTATTTTCATAGCATTCGTTGGAGGAATATTGTTAAAGTCATTACTATATTCCTATAAATAGGACAAATTAAGATCTTGAATTAATATCCACCATGTCTTAAATCACTAAAACCCACCCAAGATATTAACAAGCTGAGTTTTTAAAGCCTCAGCATTAAAAGGCTTAACAATATAACTATTTTTACCAACATATTGTTGCGCCTCACCTACCATCCCTCTTTCTTCAGTCATCATAACAAAGGGTAAATCTTTTAGCGCCTCTTCTATTCTAATTTTTTTAAGCAAATCCAAGCCGCTCATAGGTTCCATATTCCAATCGGAAATAATTAGACCGAATTTTTTTTCTTTAAGTTTATTTAATGCCGCCTCACCCGTGGTCGCTTCTTCTACGTTAAAAAACCCAAGCTGATTTAAAAAATTTTTAACAATTCTAAGCATAGTTTTATAATCATCGACAATTAATATAGGTATATCCTTATCTACTGCCATGGTTAACTCTCCATATATTGTACAGCATTTTACAACGTTATTTATATTTAATTATAATACGTTTTGCAATTAAACAAAAGTTAATTTTTTAATTTATTAATTTTAGTTTTATATAAAGAATAAACTACTCCTGTTCCAAGTATAATTAAGGTTAATAGTAACGATAATAATGAGGGTATTTTACCTATTATACTAACCAAAAAGATTTTCCCCCCAATAAAAATCAAAATTATGGCCAAAGAGTATTTTAGATATTTAAAGCGGTGAATAATTGC
This window of the Rickettsiales endosymbiont of Stachyamoeba lipophora genome carries:
- a CDS encoding lipoprotein-releasing ABC transporter permease subunit, translated to MLNFTEFFIAYRYLHSKHKSNFISVTTGFSLLGIILGVAALIVVMAVMNGYREELTKITLGMSGHITIKGGRDGIIGYPDYLKALNKIEGVKQVTPQVDRKVMLSNKSAIAGGVLKGIEADLLKRKPMISSNLIEGNLVRFKEEEDSVILGVSLANSLGVSVGDEIKVVTATTNATVMGMVPRFKTFIVSGIFESGLYLYDNAYLYIPLKTAQKLFRLPENAITEIEFEVQNPYKTQNIKNGINKVLHGRYLIEDWQQQNAQILSALEIERAVMFLILTLIIIVAAFNIISSLYMLVNDKKSDIAILRTYGATRIMIIRIFMYIGAFIGIFGTLMGVFLGVSFAENIETIRRFLESMTGTTLFDPVVYYLSQLPAKLDFEDVYKISGLTTVLSIIATLFPAIKAASINPVQGLKND
- the trpS gene encoding tryptophan--tRNA ligase, whose translation is MSEQVTRILSGITTTGRLHLGNYLGAIKNWTKLQMHAETFLFVADLHAITTDQDPDELKRNILNAVITYLACGIDPEQACIFVQSQNPHHAELAWILSCVARIGWLNRMTQFKDKSGKNKDNAYVGLYTYPVLMAADILLYHPTHVPVGDDQKQHLELARDIAQSLNRKFERSILTVPEPYIVGEATRIMSLRDATKKMSKSDESDYSRINLDDDEDAIIKKIKKAKSDSEAISLATLGARPELNNLATIYAACTDSTKTRVIEQFEGKGFAEFKSALYEVVVNKIVPIANEIKYLRNHLDHVQAIVTQGNSKAAELSVKTLAEVKQAFGLKVF
- the proS gene encoding proline--tRNA ligase; this encodes MLVSKLFMPVLKENPQEAQIVSHKLMLRAGMIRQLTSGIYNWLPLGLKVLQNISKIIREELNKAGAQEILMPIIQPTSLWHESGRSDGYGKETLRMIDRHDNPLLFSPTGEEVVTDIFRKNINSYKQLPMNLYQIQWKFRDEIRPRFGVMRGREFLMKDAYTFDLTKEDAEKSYYKMFETYLSIFKRLGLKALPIQADPGVIGGSLSHEFHILAETGESDIYYDQQLMDDEGLKAQDYANYYAMADEMHIEEKCPVPQARLKHSKGIEIGHIFYLGTKYSESLKAQVTDGNGKLQPVEMGCFGIGVSRLVGGIIEASNDERGIVWPKAVAPFICSIIPLKKDEQVMEVAYELYSELLSQNFEILFDDTDQSAGSKFATHELIGVPLQIIIGPKKLAGNKVECKIRATGELTEVDVSQVIEWVKEHA
- a CDS encoding ABC transporter ATP-binding protein — translated: MTETILELNNITKSFTQGGHHLDILKDISLTIEANQVIGLLGPSGCGKTSLLNICGLVDEASHGEVRINHLLVKKMKDAERAKIRGKNVGFVYQFHHLLPDFTALENVMMPALVNKLLTKEEAIKVATSLLESLGLAERIQHFPAQLSGGEQQRVAIARAMINKPKLILADEPTGNLDPQTAAKVFALMIETIKSNNLAALIVTHNHQLIKNFDKVLTLEKGRLVRYVEANA
- a CDS encoding competence/damage-inducible protein A, translated to MNDKIYYAAIVVIGNEILSGKTQDLNVNFLAKELNSIGIRLREVSIVPDVEEMIIETVRNFSKKYDYVFTTGGIGPTHDDITASCIAKVFGRELVRDARALECLKRQYAPDQLNEARLKMGDLPAGATLIDNPVSLAPGFKVENVFVLAGVPKIAQSMFWTLKNQLKGGVPLENIYIHTYLTEGNFAEELAQIQNQFIEVEIGSYPFVYHGKLGTTLALRSVDKNLLIKCEQEIKQMLQLKGGEIVNIDMREAL
- a CDS encoding DUF167 domain-containing protein, translating into MFQEYLPFQIIDNYILLLVKASPNAAKNNFGKMLEIASGKWAVKIMVTAKPKDNEANEAIIKFLSEFLKIAKSKIAIITGNTSKIKTVKINENSPEVVIRLKSLL